In the genome of Toxoplasma gondii ME49 chromosome Ia, whole genome shotgun sequence, the window AGTGGTGTTTCATTTGCCCTCACAGTGTCGCTGGTCACGTCGATTCACTCGAGTTTCCGTTTGAGTTGTcggtctcttcgtcgacgtCTCAGCTTTCTCGAACTGCCACCCATCTAGCTGTCGGCTgggagtgtttacgagatGTGACGTGTCTTGCCTCAGTTCGGAAAACGAGATGCGCCTGCTCTTGAAGAGATAAATCGGCTCGGGCTTCTTTTCGAGGGCGAATAAAGCAAACATACTCGGGATAACATCGGATCCGTGTGAAATCACATACCGTATCCCGTTGGCATCTGATGAAGATGAGATGATCGTTGTTTGCTCTCAGGCACGGTGTAAGCGAGGCTGTTGACCTGTCTCCGAAATCCACGGTGAATCGTCAAGGGGAATTTTCTGGAGCCCTGGGAGCAGCTGTCCGCTACGCTGTTCGTCTCCCGCCTGACGCTTTGCCTTCGTGGGGAGATGCGAGTTGCGAGCAAGTGCGTCTGGACTACGCGTGGCAGCTGTCTCAGCAGGTTGGCGTCCGGCTTCGTCACCTCTTGAACACCCTCCGGTTCTCCTGGAAGCGCGACAACATGTCGAATATCCTCGAACTCGAGTCTAGCCCGCCTCTCATTTTCCTCAACTGTTCTCACATCGAGAGAGCTGAGCCCGGCGATGGCCCGTCGATCCGTTTTCTGCCACCTGAGGAATCATCTCCGTTCTCAGGTCCTCTTCTGGATCAAAACGGTCGCGTGCGTGTCGACGGCCTCGGTCTCCCTATCGTCACCTACCGAACCGCGGTCGGCGCCGCCTTGCATGCGAGGTTTCTTAACCTGATCGACCAGAAAGATATGGCGAACTTGGCTGTCGCGGTAGGTGCCACAGACAACTCGAATGGATTGATAGGGCGCGgccagaaagaaaacgtgTAACCGCAAGCTTGGAAACCGACAAGGAAACACGTTGGTGTTTGAACTCCTCGGTGGCAGGTACAACAACAAGGGAAACGTGACGACTTACAAATGACTCGAGACACACGACAATGTGTCAGTAGACAGAGGTGTGGGTGTCGGGTGCATGAAAAGctaagagagagaaacacacagccAGACCATGAATCCATGCAAATGATGATTCGAGTTCCTGGGAAGCAAGACGACTTCTCGGTTTGCCGTGATGCGACCGACCCCCAACTTTGGACTGCAGGCTTTTAACCTGGCAGTCGGGTGAGCTGAGGCTTTTGTCTTGGGCTCGGAAAATCGAATTTGAGCAAGGCAGTGGGGTGTTTtgtccctgttctctcttcagacGATTCGTCAGCAGCGGAATCTTGGACCTCCCGCAACAGAGGCAAGAGCAGAGCAGTGGACCGAGTTAATGGCGGACTTGCGGCTGCAGCAGTTGATCTTCGGGGACGTTCCGCCTGCGGCGTTTTTGGCGGCGCATTCTTTCTCGGTgaattcttctctctctgactccACTGGACAGCGTTTGCGGACCGTCACGTGTCGCACACAACAAGAGGAGACGTTTGAGCTCTTCGCAAAGGTTTTGCGATCCACGTTCGAGGCTGGACAAGCCTACCAAGCGGCGCTTGAAACGGCGTGGAGTGCGTGGACCCGAGCCTCGCGTCTCTACTGCGTGTATGAGCCCGAATTTCTTCACCTGTGCACCGCCGGCCAAGCCGAGCTGGAGTATTTAGTGCATTCGGTAGCTCGGGTTTCACCGTTCATTCCAGCTGAACCGTCGTCTACGACCGCGGAAATGTGTCAGATGCGAGGACAGGGAGGGGAAATCACAAAACCAGCTTACGAGCAGGTTCTCCTCGGCGTTCTAAGTCGCCTGTGCCTCGCCAATCTTGACGCGTGCCGTAACTTGCTCGCGCACTTGCAAGACATGGGGAGACTTGCACAGTGGAGAGTTGAAACGCCATCTGCTACGTCGACGGGTCCAGGACTTGTGCTTGACAGCTTCGGATTCGTCGCCTACCCTGACTCAAATCCGCGTGGTAAGTGATGGAGCGGAATCGGGGCGCACATTTTGCTTTTTAATTTCGCAGCAGGGCATCGCAATTTTACATCACGTGGTACGCAACAGCAAACCGAATGCTAATTGACAGAGTTAAGCCACACAGAGTTGAACTGTGGTTCCATTCAATACCCAAGGGAGATCGAGTTCGGGAACCACTATGTCCGTTGCTGAGAGACGAGGATTCGGAAATCGGGTGAAAAAGAATGTTCGGTGTTGAATGGTAGTGTGGTAGTGTACGACCCTATAGTGCAATAGCAGTCTCTCACAGAAAACTTGAACGTTGTAAGAAGGCGACTGCATGTTACCAGATATCTAAGGTCAGTCGCTGGCGACAGGGATGACGTCTTCGTGACTTACCCGAGAAGTCGTTTgaacgaggaagcagaatCTCATCGGTATGGTGTGTTCACACGGATGCGTAAACGGTCGTTAATTCGATCGGTTGTTGCTAAATAGTATCAACTGGGAAGCGGTTTCATTCGTTCATGTTGACTCCGGTGTTCTGCATGCCCATGCAGGCGGCCTTCGTCGGAAACTCCGTTTACCATCGATACTCAAAGCGATGGTTCGCCAGACCCctgcagaaaagcagacaacATGGGCGGGGCAGTACGATGTGCCTCAGTGGGTAGAAACAGCTGCTGTGTGGAAGCAGTTCGAGGTTTGTCTCATCACGCCGCTGCAGCGACTGGCCACAAGGACTGCAGAGGAATTGGGGACTCGCCGGTGGGGCTTCCAGGCGTTTAAACTGGACGCCGCTGCTTCTGAACTCACTTACCCAAATTCGCCTATTTCGAGTCCCGATCTCCTTTTGCGCACCATTGGAGCAAAAGGTTTCAAACCTTCTCGGGGAACAGAGTCTGTGGAAGGAGGCAAGGCGGTGGATCTACCAGGGCCGCAACGCGGAATCGTTACAGGATATGGACAGGAGTTTGCAGAGAGGAATGCCTCGCCGAAGGAGCGTGCTGCCCAGCTGCTCGCTGTGCGCGatgagagagcgagaactaTCGCTGAGATGCaagctgtctccgcttctcagGCATAATCGAGGAACTGTGACGAGTAACTAACGCACGTACTGGGTAAATCGACAACCACAAGAAGACAACTAACTGGAGTGTGTGCAGATGCAGAGCCACCGTACGAGTTCTCGAACTACCCGAGGGATGCGGCACGACGGCAAACATAGTGTGTCTTGCAAACGCGAACCAGGTTAAGAGTCCACAATTATGCGCTGGATGCGAGATTCGTGCATATGGGTGGAGTGAACGGACTTTccaagacgcagaaaaatgCATGTAGTGTCGCCTTACGGTTACAAGATGAGGGCGCTTCCGTCGGAGACACTGGGAGGCGTGTCGCTGGAGGCGGCCTGCTCCTGCTTCCAGCTTCATGGCATCAGAAAGTGCTAATAATGCTAATTACAATGGTTTTTTTTTGTGGGAACGTCTTCCCAACTATGAGTTTTGCCTACTTCTCGCGCAAGTCGTGCTTTTGAAAAGCGCGTATAACTTTTGAATCTTTTTTTGTTTATTTTCGTACAATGCACAGCATAATCCGCTGTCCGAAAATTGCGCCAAATTCGACAGTGTTTGTGCCCGTCTTATTTGAGGAAGAAACTTCGGACCTTTGTGTAATGGAAAACCCTTACGCAGCGTTTCTCTATCAGAAATGCTGGAAGCTCTGTCTGGACTATTTCGGGACTTCGAATGGTTTTTAATCGACTACTCTGATACGACTTTCCCGATGATAGAACAAATATAGTTGTTCCTTGATTCAACAAGCGACGGAACACCACACAGATCCGCCAGTGCCTATGCTGCCCCCTATACAATGTAAATTGAGATCCCGCAAGGCGTGGGCCTAAATGAAGTATGAGTCAAGCAGCGTGAGATTCTATTTCTCGAGGCAACCAGAAGGGTAGAAGTTCTCCTCTCGCACTCCGTCCTCGATCTCAACAATGGTTTCTCTGTAACGGTTTTGCTTGCCAACCGGTAAAACATCGAATAGCCAGTGACTCAGCGAGCACGTCGCGATCCGTTAAACCTCAAACCATCACGGAGTTGCCACAATTACCACTCGTTCACTGAACCAGCAACGGATGCCGTTGCCTCCGTTGCTTCTTCCCACCGCCTGAAAGcatgttttcctcttcgaaTCAAGGTGTGTCGACAAGGTCGCTTGAAAGTATTTTACAGCTCGGCAACGTGCCCCCCCAGGAGTTGTACGGTGCCGAAGTTTTTACTGTGTTGCAACCACCAAACGCAGGCCGATACTGCTGCCACAGACACTGTGGGAACTGACGAAGTTGTCAATAGCCAAGAGCATTAAACGTTGGGGATGCTACCAAGTGTCAGATCCTACAaactcttcctccctttATGCGCCCTGGGTCAATTGCTTCTCACGCGCCTTCTTTCAGTCACATTATTACCATGTCTAAACACAAGACATCTCCTTCCGCTTACCCTAACCACGATTGCCCGATATCACTTCACACGCACAGTGGTTGAAGGGAAATACCAGGCGTTAACGCACATAAAATACATGCGAGCAGGCTACCACCAGGTGGTCATTAGGGAACTGCCAGTTTTGTCTATTCGGTCTTCTTCAGGATTGAGGAAAGACGTTTTTACTTCTTTTTCAATTTATCTTCATCTTCTCCAATGAACGAAGCTTCGTCTGATACTTGCGTTAATTCGCAAGCCTTCAGTGACTCTCTTCCGGGTCCTCCTCTGCTGTCGGCTACGTACGTTTCCGACCAACAGCATGCGAGCTTTTGTGTGAAGGAATGAAACAAGAGACGAGATGTTGGCAACCGCTTGTCTTCGTCGCGTTTTCAGCAGTATACTtgcagaaacgagacacaCTGTTTTCGACATGTGCTTCTTCCACGTAGACATGTATCCCTTGTTGCGGAACTTGTTTTTCACGTTCAATCGTTCTGGTATGCACGCAACAACTGAAGCGCTCCTTCACCGCCACTACTCTTCCCGTTTCAGTATTTCTTCCAAGGCAGGCGTACGACGTCTTTGCTCTTGAATGTGCATCGGTGGTAGTCGCCTTCGCTATCCATGAACCCTGGGCAGCTGTACACACCGCTGTTGTGATCGAAACGTAGGAATCCCTCGTTGCATTCAGGACACTTCGGTACGGCTCCCATcacttctccttctgccACTCGCTGGACGAGTTCTTCTTTCGTGCCACTCATCCTCTGGTTGTTGTGGCGTAGAATTTCCTTCAGCCTTGACATTGTCGCTTTAGATGCTGACTCTGCAGCGACTGCAATCGCGTGCCGTTGTTCTGGCGAGAGTGGTCCCTCACCTCCCCCAACTTCCGTCTTTGCCTTTTGGCTTGGTCGTTTTTTCGGACTGCCCACAGCTTCGCCTGGAGAAAACACACGCGTGGATTgtcctttcgccttcttgccGTATGCCGCTTTCAGTGTCGCTTCGACCCCTTGGTGTGTTCCTGTCGGCCGTTTTCCACTGGCTTTGGCTGGATGCTCGCCTTGAGCCTCTTCCCtgggcttcttcttcgacggcAGCTCCtcgttgtctgtctcctccttctcatTCCTCTTTGACTGTCTCagagttttcttctttttctcgaacGCTTGCGAGGCCAGATATTTAGCGCTTTCGTCAGCTCGTTCTGCGCCGAGAAACGTGTCATCAGTTGGAGCTTCTGGGTCACTGTGGCTGAAGGGCTTGGGCATCTTGTTGTTGCGCACGGCCTCAACGAACTGGCGCAGCTCCCTCTGATCGGTTTTTGATAATTCCCTCCAGCCAACGAAAAGTTCCGCGTCGTCAACATGGGTTCGCCACCACTGATTCGAAGTCTTGAATTTCCTGGAATGGAAATCAACCAAAAACGTCTTATACAGGAAGGTGGCTTCACTGGCAAATCAAATCTGTAGTTCACAGACCGTGTGAT includes:
- a CDS encoding poly(ADP-ribose) polymerase and DNA-Ligase Zn-finger region domain-containing protein (encoded by transcript TGME49_293510); the protein is MSRLKLTTGFISVIRPIVSLFRCHQNSAVCTSSKMPAKEIVFHCEYAPSGRARCRVCSSSIPKGQLRLATSQPFAEPSLGDTEDVHVSKQRTIAAEAPRWCHANCFRKFKTSNQWWRTHVDDAELFVGWRELSKTDQRELRQFVEAVRNNKMPKPFSHSDPEAPTDDTFLGAERADESAKYLASQAFEKKKKTLRQSKRNEKEETDNEELPSKKKPREEAQGEHPAKASGKRPTGTHQGVEATLKAAYGKKAKGQSTRVFSPGEAVGSPKKRPSQKAKTEVGGGEGPLSPEQRHAIAVAAESASKATMSRLKEILRHNNQRMSGTKEELVQRVAEGEVMGAVPKCPECNEGFLRFDHNSGVYSCPGFMDSEGDYHRCTFKSKDVVRLPWKKY